The following is a genomic window from Thermoproteales archaeon.
TAGGCATATGGATATACTTTTAAATCCTAGAGTTAGGTGGATTTTCGAAACTCGATTTAAAATTATACAGGAGATGAGAAGATTTTTGTGGAGTAAGGGATTTGTGGAGGTTGATACGCCGATTCTACAACCGGTGTACGGTGGGGCTGCTGCTAGGCCATTCACTACGAAAATATGGGCTATTGACGAAGAGTGGTATTTGAGAATATCTCCTGAGCTATATTTGAAAAGATATATCATAGCTGGCTTTAACAAGGTTTTTGAAATCGGCAAGCAGTTTAGGAATGAAGATATCGATGTAAGGCATAATCCCGAGTTTACTATGATGGAGATATACGAGGCATACGCCGATTATAATGACATGATGAAGTTAACCGAGGAGCTTATTCATTACATAGCTCGTTCAGTGCTTGGCAAGACTACTGTAGAGTTTCCAGTCGTTGATGGCGAAATTGTGACGATAAATCTTGAACCACCATACAGAAGGTTGACGATGAAAGAAGCATTTATAGAATACGTTAACATAGACGTAGACTCTTTAAGCGATAATGAAATAAAGGAAATGTTATCGCAGCACAATATAATTTTGAAAGGAGGATATGTTAGAGGCTTGGCAATAGCGAAGCTCTTCGACAAGCTCGTGGAGAAGCATCTCGTACAGCCAACGTTTATTATAGATCATCCTAAAGAAACTACGCCGTTGTGTAAGCTGCATAGAAAAGATCCATCTTTGATTGAAAGATTCGAACTTTACATTGGAGGTTTAGAGATTGCCAATGCTTATACGGAATTAAACGATCCTATTTTACAGAGGAAATTCTTCAAAGAAGAAGAGGAGCGTTTGAGAAAAGGTGATGAGGAGGCTCATCCATACGATTGGGAGTTTATAGAAGCTTTAGAGTATGGCATGCCTCCAACGGGCGGAGTAGGAATTGGAGTAGATAGGGTAGTTATGATAATAGTTGGTACGAATAGCTTAAAAGAGGTTATACCGTTTCCAATATTGAAGAGGAAAATTAAAGTAGAGCAGGAAGGGTGAAATGTTCCTTAAAGAAATGAAAAGCGCGAGTATAATCTTAGAGCGTGGAGCCTGTAGCTGGGGCAGATGCTATTTTTGCGGCTGGGGTAAAAGATTTGTTGATGTTACGGAGGAGGAGCTTAGGCGAAAATTTACGCGGTTTTTGGAGAAAAATGTTAAGAGGAGAAAGGTTAAAGTAGTCAAAATATTCTCTTCTGGAAGCTTTTTAGACGAGAAGCAGTTTTCTCGAGACTTCGTTAAGTTCTGTATTGAGAAAGCAAAAGAAGCTGGTGCAAAGGCTATAGTTATAGAGAGTAGGCCTGAATTCGTCCAGGATTCTGTTTTGGAGTATATTAACGTAGAAGGTATAGAGATTCACGTAGCTATTGGCTTGGAATTAGCAGATGATGAGATACTACTCAAATATTACAGAAAGGGTTTAAGCGTACGAGACTATTTGAGAGCGGTGGAAACTCTTAAGCGGCATGCTTTCAAAGTGAGAACGTATATTTTAGTAAATGGGCATCCAATACTCCAGGACTTGAAGCTTCAGCGGGAAATTCTCGAAAAGACAATGAATTTGGTATTGAAAGTATCCGATACTGTTGTCATCATAAATGCTTATCCTCATATGAAGTCAGAATTATGGGAAGACTGGATAAACTTAAAATGGAAACCATTAGATGAAGAGCAATTTATGGATTTAGTAAAAGAATGGATTAACGATCCGAGAGTAGAAATTGATTTTAACAATTTAAACTTCATACCTAGGTTCCCAAAAGAGAAGATGATCTATCTAAAAGGCGTCGGCAGAGAATACCTAGTACATCCGTATTATGAGGTTTGGCAAGACTATTTTGTAAGATTCTACAAGCCGCCGCCTGAAAAAGAGTATCTGCTTTTCGTTCCATGCTCCTATAAGAAACCATACACCAGGTCTAGAACATGGCGGGCTTTTCTAGGCAGAATATCCGGTTTTCCATTTTTCAAAAAGATACATGTTGTAGCCGTAAGCTCGCCAGGAGTAATACCATATGAATACATTAACTATTACCCATTCAACGCTTATGACTGGCCGGAGTGGCTAGAAACTCCAGAAATCAAAAAAGAATACATAGAAGTAACAGCTGAAAGAGTGAAAAAGTATATTGAAAAACACGGGCATAGGTACAAGCTGTTCTTTGTATATCTTAGGCCGGACTCGGAAAGCATTCAAGCGATAAGAAAAGCATTTAAACAATTAAAACTGGAGAATAAGCTTATAGAAACTTTACCAGAAGAAATATATCAAAAAATAAAAGAGTTCAAACCGGCACTAGCACATCCAGATGCTGTGGAGGAACTTGTGAGAACCTTAAAAATGAAAATAAAATAACTTAATAAATGATCATGAATTAAAATTATTAAACCGTTATTAGCATTGATGACAATATGAGATAAGCAATTT
Proteins encoded in this region:
- a CDS encoding DUF5591 domain-containing protein; the protein is MFLKEMKSASIILERGACSWGRCYFCGWGKRFVDVTEEELRRKFTRFLEKNVKRRKVKVVKIFSSGSFLDEKQFSRDFVKFCIEKAKEAGAKAIVIESRPEFVQDSVLEYINVEGIEIHVAIGLELADDEILLKYYRKGLSVRDYLRAVETLKRHAFKVRTYILVNGHPILQDLKLQREILEKTMNLVLKVSDTVVIINAYPHMKSELWEDWINLKWKPLDEEQFMDLVKEWINDPRVEIDFNNLNFIPRFPKEKMIYLKGVGREYLVHPYYEVWQDYFVRFYKPPPEKEYLLFVPCSYKKPYTRSRTWRAFLGRISGFPFFKKIHVVAVSSPGVIPYEYINYYPFNAYDWPEWLETPEIKKEYIEVTAERVKKYIEKHGHRYKLFFVYLRPDSESIQAIRKAFKQLKLENKLIETLPEEIYQKIKEFKPALAHPDAVEELVRTLKMKIK
- the lysS gene encoding lysine--tRNA ligase, producing the protein MEKLKAIKEQGINPYPHYTDHVITPIKEIVKWPRVGAIVSTAGRIIATRRHGKIAFVDLLDDGYKIQLVLRVDNIGDKFEWFLKYLDEGDFVEATGRIFYTKKGELSIDVSEFKLLSKSLRELPGKYGRGMKDPEVRYRNRHMDILLNPRVRWIFETRFKIIQEMRRFLWSKGFVEVDTPILQPVYGGAAARPFTTKIWAIDEEWYLRISPELYLKRYIIAGFNKVFEIGKQFRNEDIDVRHNPEFTMMEIYEAYADYNDMMKLTEELIHYIARSVLGKTTVEFPVVDGEIVTINLEPPYRRLTMKEAFIEYVNIDVDSLSDNEIKEMLSQHNIILKGGYVRGLAIAKLFDKLVEKHLVQPTFIIDHPKETTPLCKLHRKDPSLIERFELYIGGLEIANAYTELNDPILQRKFFKEEEERLRKGDEEAHPYDWEFIEALEYGMPPTGGVGIGVDRVVMIIVGTNSLKEVIPFPILKRKIKVEQEG